CGCTCTGGAACCCGGTTGGCGTCAACGCCTTGCATCGATTCATTCGTTACGAGCCCGGCAGTGGCCATCTGGTGGGTCACTACGACGCTCCGTACATCGAGAGCGAAGCTCGCAGGACGCTTTTCAGCCTGGTCGTGTACCTGAGCGACAACGAAAGCGGTGAGACGAGGTTTCTGCGTGACGCGCAGGACCCGCTCCCCTTCGCAGCCCGAGATTTCAGTGACTGGTCCCGAAATGCCAATGCCGACGAGGTGCTGCTGGCAGTGACGCCCCTAAAGGGCGATGCCCTGTTGTTCGAGCACCGAATGCTTCATGACGGAGCTCCGGTCCTCGGGCAGGAGAAGCTGATTTTGAGAACAGACCTGGTCTTCGAGCGAACGGGGGCGCCCACTTGACGGAACGCCACCCCCGCCCTGACCGCTTTGTCGCCAAGGCGCTATTGGACCCCTACTATGCGCCGCTCGCCGCCGCCGGCGCGAGCCACGAGACGCTCCGAGCCGCCGGTTTCATTGACGACCTCCTGGACGGCAGCGTTCGGGCGCACCCTTGCTGGTCGCCGGCGATGCTCACGACGCCCTTGATGAAGGTGCGACGAGCACTCGCCCAGTCGCCGGAAGACGCCCGAAAACTCGTTCTCCTGTCGACGGGCAGCTACTCCCCGATGCACGAAGGGCACATCGCCCTCATGGAGCGAGCCCGGACGCACGCGCAGGAGCTCGGATACACGGTCGTAGGCGGCTATATGTCCCCTTCCCATGACGCCTACGTCAGCGTGAAGAACGGCGGTACGGCGGCGCTGCATGCAGAGCAACGAGTCGCGCTCGCCGAGGAGGCCGTCCGCCACAGCGACTGGCTCTCCATCTGCCCGTGGGAGGCACGGCATGCGCCGGAAGCCCTCAACTTCACGGATGTGCTCGACCGCCTAGCGGCCTACCTGGCCAGGCACGTTGACGCAATTGAGTTGGGATACGTCTTTGGCAGCGACAACCTGGGGTTCCTGGCGGCTTTCGCAGAACGCGGCCTGGCGTTTTGCGGTGTTCGAGGCGAAATGACCACTGAAGCGCTGCGCGAAACCCATGCGCTCCTTGGCGGCCGTGAGCATCGCCTTCACATGATGCCCGCTACGCGCGCGACGCGGGCCGAGACCGCATCGTCTACCAAGGTGCGTAGCGGCAACCTCTCCCTTATCCCTGAGGCAGCGCGTGCGCGGTACCGGGCGCTCGTGCAGCCGCCGAGCCAGGCCCCGACGATGACACCGGCATACCTCGTTCGTCGCGACCTGGCCCATGCGACGTCCAACTGGGGGGTCGACGCTGCGGCCCAGGCCGAGTTCGAGGAGTCGCTCATGGACGTTCTCGCTTCGAGCCTCGGCGCCGCCGGCGTGGTTCACGGCATCCCGCTGGCGGCGCAAATCGAGTTGGCAACTGCAGCGCGCGAACCCGAGACGTCGATGCTGAGCCTGGACGCGTGCGTTCTGGGCGATGCGCAGCTGCGTGTGAGCCGGCTCTTTGACGTCGGAGGTGGCCAAGTGTTCT
This window of the Variovorax sp. PBL-H6 genome carries:
- a CDS encoding 2OG-Fe(II) oxygenase, translated to MKTEASAPIASLFTMSALPSARGPGARARRLPVPGEAWHIRGLIQPELVEAMRREVLSAPSVPVGPDGILSNFKPGTHPASWRSSSFSAELASHLWSCLPSSLLEPRAFSEHDRADHDGHSLWNPVGVNALHRFIRYEPGSGHLVGHYDAPYIESEARRTLFSLVVYLSDNESGETRFLRDAQDPLPFAARDFSDWSRNANADEVLLAVTPLKGDALLFEHRMLHDGAPVLGQEKLILRTDLVFERTGAPT